TTCTCTCTTAGAAGAACTCAAAATCCAGACTATTTCGGAGCTGTTAAACCTGCCCAGAGCGCAGCTTTTCAAACGCTTGGGCCGAGAAACCCTGCAAAGCCTCGATCAATTAATGGGCTCAGCTTTAACTTTGATAGAAAACGTCCCCGAAACCCAAACCTTTAAGCTCAGCCAAGATTTTACCGACTCTATCCGCACCTCAGAAACCCTCGAGCGTTTTTTATCGGATTTACTACGAGATTTATGTCAAAAACTTGAATCCGCCAGCATAGGCGCAACCCAAATCCGCATCACGCTCACGCATGTCACCCGTGAACAAACCACCTGCACCATCGGTACCGCCACTTCAAGTCACGAGCATGCACACCTAGACAAATTACTGAAACTCAAAATCACCCAATTCAATCTAGGCCTAGGTATTGACCGCATCAGCCTAGAAGCCCTAGAAACCGCCCCCATATTCACCAACCAAACCACCATCCCAGGCTGTCATCCCGGGCTTGACCTGGGATCCAGCCCCAATCTCTCCGCCTGGAAAGACCTAATCACCAACAAAATAGGCCCCGAAGCCCTCTTCCAATTAATCCCCACCCAAAGCCACCTCCCCGAACGCGCCCAAGAAAAACAATTAATTCCCCAAAAATACATCCCCAGCCCACACCCCACCGGCACCAGACCCCTCCGGCTCTTAGACCCCCCAGAACCCATCGCCGCCATGGCCCTGCTACCAGACAACCCACCCGCCCAAATCCGCTGGCGGGGCAGTGTCATGAAAGTGGTCAAAGCCGATGGCCCAGAACGAATAGAATGTGAATGGTGGCGAGATCCAGCCCCCATCCCTGCCAGAGATTACTACCGGGTAGAGAACAAAGACGGCCTCAGATTATGGGTATACAAACAAGGCAGCCCGCCTAAATGGTTTGTGCACGGCCTATTTGCTTAGCGATAAAAACCATATATAGTGCATATTATGTCACGCTTATATGTTTCAATTGCTTGCTGCCTACTCGCTTCATCCTGTATCACTCATCTAAAATCAGGCGCAGAACGCATCATTGTGAGTCGAACACCAGCACCGAAAGGCTGCAAATACCAAGGCCAAGTCATGGGCAGCCAAGGCAACGCTATCGTCGGCGGCGTCAAAAGCAATAGAAAATTAGCCCTAGGCGCAATGAACGATCTAAGAAACGAAGCATTAGCTCTAGGCGCAAACTACGTTCAACTTGAAACAAACCAAGCCGGAATGACCGGCGGCGGCGGCACCCTCAACGGCTCCGGCGGCAGCAGCCTCCAGATGACCGACGTCACCAACGTCGGCAATGCTTACACATGCAACCCAGAAGAAATCGGCCTTTAACCTTTCTAAATAGAGACCGGCGGTTTAGGAACCAATTTCACTCTCTCCAAATAGAGTCGCGCCGCCACAGGACTCGTTTTGGCAATTCTCGCAGCAACTCTATCAAAAAATTGTTGCGACTGCTTAGGACCATGATTAAAAGTAATGGTCCGATGCGAAACAACGACATTTAACTCCGGAAATTCGGAAGCAATCTCACGTTCGATTGAACCAAATTCGCCATCCACACTACGGCAATAAGGTTTTCCAGCAGCTCGTAAACTAGGAGCCAACGCCACAGGCTGAATTGGAGGATTAATCGGTATCGCTTCATATAGAGGGAAAAAAATCAAATCATTTTGGTTATCTGCAGATACCGTATTCGCCACATGCACCTGGTCATCCCCCTGATGGGCAAGCACATTAATCGTCAGAGACATTAGATGGGCTGCCAAATCAGGACTATCAAATGACACAACAAAACCACTTGGTAATAACGAAGCAACACTGTAATGCGCAGAATTAAACTGCAAATGCTGCAAAATATAAATCAATTGAGCCATTAGAACTTCAGAAGACAACTGAAGGTAGGCAGGAGGAAATCGAACACCAACATGGCTCTTTGGCAGAGTGGAGTTATTAGCACTCAAAGAAAACCCAGACATGAAAAGCAGGTAAATCAAGGCCGTATTTTTAAACATTTTATCCCTTTATAAAAAGATAAAAAAGCATAAATCCTACATTTTGACAACTTGCAGGACACGCAGCCTTAAACCATATCCTCAGGCTTAACCCGCTCGTCAAACTCTGCAGCGGTCATCAAGTTCATCGCCAGGACCGCTTCTTTCAGCGAAACCGCTCACCTCAAATCTGGAGCAGACCGCGTCATCTTAACCCGCAACGCAGCTCCCCAAAGCTGCAAACACCTGGGTCAAGTCATCGGCAGCCAAGGAAATATGCTCACCGGCACCATGACCAGCAACAAAAAGCTAGCCGAAGGCGCGATGAACGACACCAGAAATAAAGCCCATGCTTTAGGCGCTAACTATGTCCAGTTAGAAACCAACCAAGCCGGCATGAGCGGCGAAGGTGGCACGCACAAAGGCTCAGGTGGTAACAGTTTCAAACCGCCGATATCACCAATATCGGCAATGCCTACCACTGCTTTCCAGAGGATATTGGCCTCTAATGCGGAATCCAGGTTTCGATAACCCGGATTTTTTTATCGCAAAACCAGCAGGGTTTATTGATCAACTTGAATGCAGTACAGGTTAGCTGATGCGGAACTGCAAAGTTGGGTAGCACTTCCGTTGGAAAACCAGTTAGCTGGAATCGGACTCATGGCTGGGTCTGACATATTCACACTCAAATTGGCGCTTTTGCTTGACCAGTTAGCGCAATTTAAGCCAGAGGCCACATCATTGAAATTAACTGCTCCAGTCCATGCGAATTGCCCCGTTGGCGTTTTGTTTTCAGTAAACGTAATACCCACGAGAGGAGGATCGGTGAGAAGAGCCGATAGGCTTTCCGAAAACACCTTTGTAGCGGTACCGGCTGGAGTATTGAGAATGACCGGATGATCATATAATATGCGAGATTGGATTCTGGTATATGCACTGCTAGTATCGCTAGCAATCATTGCCATCCAGATGCCATTTAGTTTAT
This sequence is a window from Myxococcota bacterium. Protein-coding genes within it:
- a CDS encoding DNA polymerase Y family protein, whose protein sequence is MTNLSEEDGNLNILCQKAKKYAPLTALDEPDSLLLEVSGSAHLFGGERALLDQIELDFESLGHETQIAIAPNPKAAWALSHLKPGICVDEPNLTQILSPLPTHCLRLSPKSYSLLEELKIQTISELLNLPRAQLFKRLGRETLQSLDQLMGSALTLIENVPETQTFKLSQDFTDSIRTSETLERFLSDLLRDLCQKLESASIGATQIRITLTHVTREQTTCTIGTATSSHEHAHLDKLLKLKITQFNLGLGIDRISLEALETAPIFTNQTTIPGCHPGLDLGSSPNLSAWKDLITNKIGPEALFQLIPTQSHLPERAQEKQLIPQKYIPSPHPTGTRPLRLLDPPEPIAAMALLPDNPPAQIRWRGSVMKVVKADGPERIECEWWRDPAPIPARDYYRVENKDGLRLWVYKQGSPPKWFVHGLFA
- a CDS encoding DUF4156 domain-containing protein, with the translated sequence MSRLYVSIACCLLASSCITHLKSGAERIIVSRTPAPKGCKYQGQVMGSQGNAIVGGVKSNRKLALGAMNDLRNEALALGANYVQLETNQAGMTGGGGTLNGSGGSSLQMTDVTNVGNAYTCNPEEIGL
- a CDS encoding DUF4156 domain-containing protein is translated as MARTASFSETAHLKSGADRVILTRNAAPQSCKHLGQVIGSQGNMLTGTMTSNKKLAEGAMNDTRNKAHALGANYVQLETNQAGMSGEGGTHKGSGGNSFKPPISPISAMPTTAFQRILASNAESRFR